The genome window GATGGCGGTGCTGTCTGCTGCTTGGATAGATGTTGACCCTGACTCCTGCAGTCAGAGGCACACAGTCACTTTCATGCTGCAGAGAACGTGAAGCCGTAACCAGCTTTGCACCACCTCCTGATATGTGCTCGTGGGAAACACTACAGAGCAACTCAGAGTGCACAAGTTAACAGGAAACACCTCAACCGCTTGGCTTCACTATTATTCACCTCCTCTACGATCTTCAGCCGCTTGCTGATGGGCTCCATCGATGATGCTGGCTGAGAGGAAACATCAGACAGATGAAAAATatacccttcacacacacaacgacGGAAAGACATCTACATTCTTCCTCTGGGTCTGTTTGTGGGAGTGTGCGGGTACgtgcctcagtgtgtgtgtgtgagtgtggaaaGGAAAGCATAAGATTCTGACTACAGGACGAGATCAAGAGGAAACCCAAATATGTCAGCACGCTGAGCGTGCTTCCTCTTACCTTCTCAGACTGGctgaggaggaagtgatggaAATGTGGGTCGTCCTTCACAGGCTGCAACAGAAGAACAGTTCGCTGTAACGGGGCGTGCACAACATAGTACAGAGCGGGCGCCATGCGGACACGCCGGGGCTCCCGTTGGATTTAACAATGCTCTCTCAAAATGCGTAGTGCATAACCAGTGAGAAGCGGCACAGATCCGTCAGGTTGAAAAGAAACAGCAAGTGAGACCAGCGGCTTCCCCTTAGAGCAGGAACACCAACAGGAGTTCAAGGCTCATGCTTTGCACACTTACAGGTCCCCGTGGCAGTCAGTGAAAACACAGCCGCTGGGTAGAAGGAAGGTAATCATATGATCACCGAGTACTCCAGTGTCTGAATGTGATCAGCTCCACCCACACAGTCAGTCACTATCGGAATGTCTCCATGTCAGTGGAAACTGGGGAATCATCACCTCAGAGTTTGGCAGAATTTTAGTCTAAACTGCAACGCGTTTCTAAAATAACCCAAAAAGGCATAAATGGGACTCCGTGTTGTGGAGGAAATGCAGAGAATGGCTTCTGAGAGGAGGAAATGGCTCCTTTGTGTGCAGCGCGTAACGAAGCACTGAATGAACTTACAACATCCGCCCTCAGGCATCATCCACACGACtctgctttaaaacaaaaaccatCGCGGTCGAAAAGGGCAAATCAGCAGCTTTTACGAGATGATAAAGAGACCCATCAGGGAAGGACCCGTCACGACTGCTAAGAACCAACCAAGTAGCGAACGCAGGCGTGGGCGTGATCGTTTCCAACCGTGACCCCTACGTTTGCCACATGATCCGCCCAACAAAAGCGCAGCCGTGTGGATGAAGCCTCATACGGCCACGTTAGCGGTTTGTACATGTTTCCACTGACACACAGACCAACAGGTAATGACTCAAACACAGAGGTACAGAGACTAGCTTTGGGACTACACAGGTCCGGAGGACCACCAGTCAAGCCTAGACAGCAGCAAGCTGGTGAGGAAGTCACACGTTTGTGGGTGAGCAGACCTGGTGACCATATCAAGCGCACGCGGCAGACAAAAGGGTCGGGAGTGAGCACCAAACagggaggagggaaagcaggGCTGGTGATTAAAGACACAACTGGAGGTCAGGTAGAAGAACAGCAAGGCCAGGCAGGCTGGGGGAGAACGAGTTCACCTACACTGCTCTCCCAATTGAATCCCGAGCCTGGTCCCGCCCCCAGCCTCTCCAGAGTGGACGGCTCGGGGTCAGAGTCAGTTAAGTCcttgaggaggagagagacacacattcACCTTTCTAAATCAAGTGGTGACGCTGGGGCGGTCCGCATCTGctctaggggggggggggggattccgtCACATACTGAGGACCAAATATATCATTGCTTTcatcgggggggagggagaaatGTCATAGGCCAATAAAACTATGGGGTCTACGTGGATGTCAGCCGCCTctgatgattgacaggtcctcTCAAAGAGCTCATCAAGTGGAGGTTTATTAAGTGGTTCATTTCTGTTGATACTTCCTTTATCTGGAGGACTGCGTGATGGCAATTTCACATTGAATCTAAACAACTGTTTTGGAACAAATTAAAAGATTACAGGTGTTTAATATACAAAGACGTTGCATAATAGAAGCATGAAATGGTTTTATAAACCTCATAAATACACCCCTCATTTGTTGTATTGGATTTGTAATAATGCTTTACAAGTTTGATCACCAGTGTTCCACCGACCTTCTCGGAGGGATCCTTCAGGGCACTGAgatcctcgtcgtcctcctccagtATCTTCAGCGGCTTGGTGGGTGTCTTCCTTCCTTTTGAGTCTCCTTTGCCGTCTGAGTTCTGTTAGAAACGCAGCTGGTCACTTTGTGCTATGGGAGACAGGCTGCAGCTGTAGGAGGCCTTTAACCGCTTTGTTCCACAGTGGTGACAACAGCGTTTATACAGGAATAGATTTCAGGTGACTTATGTGATCTACTAGATGTGGTGACGAGCAGGTGGGagatttctcttctctttctgaGCTCTTGTCCTCACCTGTTCTTTCCCCTTGGCTTTCTTTAGGAAGTCTTCCACTGCATCGACCGCCTGCTGGAAGCGCTTGCCTTTATTTATCTTGATCATCTCTTCTTTGTGGGCGTGGTAGGGCTTCAGCTGCTCTACTTTGATCCAGGCGCTGGACAGGCACGCAGGAAACAGCATTTGAAGTACAGGTGAGGTgagtgaggaggagcaggagcttcTCTCTGCATACTTACTGGTCTTCAGTTCCAAAGAATTTCACAAAATGGCATTTTTTGCCTCTGGGCTTTTTCAAGTCCTTTGGAGGGCTTACCAcctaaaatggaaataaataaaattaaccAACAGTGGCCCACGGTCACCAATCAGCTGGTGGCCTGTTTGCACTGCTTACCTTCCCGGGCCATGGTGGGTAACGGCCAAGCTTCCCCCTGAAAGAAGAGGGACACATTTAGACAGGGGTCTAGTACTGCCAGGCTAGTATCATCTCCAATTACAACCAGCTCCATCCATCCGATGGTTCTGGTGCTTCCTCAGGTCCAGTTATGTGACCCGGCCTTTCAAACTGTGGAATGCACTTCCTGTTCAGATACAATCTTCTGGATCCGCTTCCCAATGTTATGTGCATGAATCAGTACAAGGTAAGagagagtacacacacacacacttacagatgATTCAAAGTTCaaggactttcaaaataaaagcctattATCGGTACTTAACATGAGGCTCAGAATGAAGCCgttttgttgaaataattattgctctttcaaatactactagcATCTCTACTGCTATTGCTACTAAAACTCCTCATCCTACTAGCACTACCCATACCACAACTAATATAACCAAGAAAATCGCTTTTGGGTAAATATTAATTACAATATTTGTTGCAAAATTCAATAACTTCACCGTCATGAATTTTTGCACCACCAAAATCATGCAATACGTCCACGAGGGTTGGGTACCAAAATAATTCATGAATGGGATGACTTTGCTCACGCTATACGTTATAAGAGTGAAGCTATTGAATATTGTTTACAATAAATACTGAAAACGATGAATCATTATAAATCGAAAGCACATTCCATCTACTGTAGTACAACAATAACGGCCCCACTCATTTATAACAGAATTGTTGTCGTTATAGAATATTTCTGTAATAAGTTTTCTCCACTTTGCACTTTGCAGACGGTCCCTGCGCGCAGACGCATGCGATCGTTTGGTACAACGATGGTGAATTCGGGTTGCGGCTCAATCGAACAGCCCCTGAGCATCACTACAAACCGGTGGTGCGGGGCAGCgcgaggaacacacacacacttgtgtgttaTTGTCGCCAGGAGCGAGCCCCCCGACCCGGTGCGAGGACCACCGGGAGGTCCACACACGACCCACAGCGGTCTGCAGCAGTCAACACGGAAGACAGCTACAGGAACAGCAAGCGAACCGATCCTTCACATCCGCCTCGGAAGTGCTACGAAAAGACACCGCCATCAACGCTGGAGATGGAAACACACCGAGCAACTTTACTCAAAAACCCAGCGGCGCAAGAGTGACGATTAAACAAAGACCGCTCTCCACCTGGAAGTCCAGCTAGTGCGGCCGGACCCTCCCGGGCCGTTAGCTCGtccgctagctaacgttagctagcggacgagctaacgttagctagcagcTGACGACGGCTGCCGCGGGCTGAGTCAGCTCGGCCAGCGATTTGTTTGGGTCGATTATCAACTAACCGAGAACGCGAACGCGACCGTCACCCAACACGCAACATCCACCGTAGACCAACGAAACAAACGACGACTTCGTGCCTTGCCGGTACTCTAGTGGGACCGGAGGCGCCGGGCAATATTCAAGGCTTTTCTCACCACACCAGATCGCCAATCCTCAGATGCACCGTCGCCATCttacaactttaataaaacGTCGCACTGACTGAAGGGAAAAGACAACACACACCCACTAATCACATGTGACGACAGGCGCCTCCTCCTACGTCACATCCGCTGCTCCGTGCGCTGGTCTTCTTGGCATAATGGGGATGCGtaatatattttcattcatttaattcacTTCAGTTTGAGAATTGTCAATAAATATTGTTGAgatatttttcttaatttgattTGACAGTAAATAGTTGACCAACATGTTTTGTTCATTCAATGCAACGTTTAAAAAGACCAAGCATTACCCGCCCTTAAGCAGCAAATACCTTTAATCAAACTGGCATTCATTACACAACGTGGACAAAATACTTTTCTTagaactttattttaaaaagtgctgTACAGCTGTCTCtcattattatattttgtattattaagtACAAATTGTGACACCACAGCAGTTTATGGTGCATGGACCGGTGAACTATTTATACAGTGTTTTTCTCCACACACGCCTACATCTCACTCAGAGCTTGTAGACAACTTCAATTCCAAAGTAGAAAATATTATTGATGATATTGCACTCTCTGAAGTGAAAGctttacctccactgctcccATTGCAACCTGCCAGGCTTGACACTTTTAAGCACACCTGGGTCAGGGGCTGTATGGGGAAGGGAGGGAGTTAACGTTATAACgttaattaaaaattaaattaaagtattatttaataaatgtcctgttcaagATTTTACACCTGTGTTGAGTAACAATTTTTCCAAGATCATCATCATTGAGATTTTCTATGTTGAATGTTCTTTAATGGATCTCCATCATCAGATATAGCATACAGaatcaaaatacacaaaaaatacttttgattaGACTTTTATTGAAGATTACAGAGCACACATCATTTCTTGTTGAATTTGGGAAAACCACTCAAATGAATGAAACTTTTAGTTcccatttcaatttcaatggcattatgaaaaaaacatgctaaaacaagaTGTCCTCAGCCCTCATACCCATTGTTAGAAATCAAAGCTTGTCCGAGCAAACCTACCACCACATAACATGTTACATATTTAGCTGTAATACCATTACATacaatccatccatctatgCCACTATGCATAAGCAaatgcatgcatacatgcacaTTTATTAACTATTGGTACATCAATGCTAAGTCACCATAATAATAAAGTCAGAGTGGAAGTACAGTAAAACAACAGAGATTAAACAAATAGAAAATCCTCTCCCTTAACATGTTTGCTCTCACTTGTTGCCTGACACCATGACACCAAACTCCTGGATGGAGATTTCTTTGTTTATGTATTGCTTAAGCTGGCGATCGGTGATGTGCCCGAAGCGTAACGCATCATCGATGGAGAACTTTTTCCCAGATTTCCTGTCATGAAGAACTGAGGATTCTCCTTTGGGGCCCTTGACTGTAATCTCCTCCCAGTCACACTCCTGGCTCTGCAGGTTGACGAACATCTTCCAGTCAATCAGCCCAAGCTTGTACGCTTCCTCTGGTCTCATCTCCTTGCCTGAATCTGGGTCAATAACCACGATAGACCTACGCAGATGGCTCTCCCTCTGTTCCTTCTTCATTCTCACCGTCGCCAGATTCTTTTGAAGATTCTCGatctcctcatccttctggcTGGTTATGCCCTTGAGCTCTGACAGTTCTCTCTGTAGTGAATCAAGCCTTAATTCCAggttctttccttcctctcttgGTGCAGACTCAGTGATAAGCCGAGTCTCTTTGCTGGTGATCTCAATCTCAGCCCGAAGCTTGCGTATCTCGTTCTGCAGCCTTTGGTTTTCTTGCTGCAAACGGCCACTTTCATCACGGATGTAGTCCAGTTCTTTAGAAGATTTGGTGTTGGAGAACTCCATGTCAGAGAACCTGGAGGTGAGGTTTGCCAACTCCTGGTCGAGTTctgtccttctcctcttctcctcttccagaGTCCTCTTTAAGTTCTCAATCTCATGCTCGGCCTCTGGGTCCTTTTCAACTTGGACTTTCTCAGTGCGGACAACTCTTTCCTTCACGTCCATCTTCTCCAGGGTGAGTTGCTGCTGGATGAGGATATTCAACTCTTTCTCGAGCATGGTGCGTTTGTGCCTCTCTTCATCAAGCTGTAGTCTGAGCATGGAGTGTTCCTTTTCCTGTTGGGGATCTTGTTGCAGGACTACCTTCTGTTTGACAGTCACCTTCTCCCGGTTCTCTTTGTCGCGGATCTCCAGGTCATTAAGTTTGACTCGGAGCCTTTGGATCTCCAGTTCTGCATCGCGCCTCGCCCTGCGCTCACGCTCCAGTTCTTCTAGTTGCAGATCAAGATCAGCCTTCTGTCTCTGCAGTTGGTAGAGCTCTGATTTCAGAATTTCCTTCTGTTTCTGCTCGTTGCTGATGTTTTGTGAGAAGCTGTTGCACTCTGATCTGAGGAGAGGGTCTTGTTCCATCTTGACCACTTCTTGCTGAACAATCTTCTCGCGGATCTGGGACAGATCAATTTTTCTCAGTCTGATCTTCTCTTCTTGGCCCGAGCGTTCACTCTCAAGGTCCAGCCGTTTCTGTTGTTCATCAGCCAGTTTCCTTTTGAGAGTCTCAATTTCCTCCTTGGTTCTGGGGTCTTCTCTGTACTGCAGCACTTCATTGACCACCTCTTTAGTCTGCACTTGGGGTTTGGTTTCCTTCCATCTTTGAATTTCATCCCGAAGTTGGCGGATTTCCATCTCAGATTTCTCAGTCTGGTGCGTTTTATCTACGATATCATTGCGAAGTCGCTCCAGTTCTCTTTCCGTTTGTGGATCGGTCTTGTATTTGATGACTTCTTTGATGATCTCTTTGACCTCCACTTGGGGTCCTCTGTTCCTCAGCATGGTGTGCTCATCCTGCAGTGATCTAAGCTGGAGCTCTGCATCCCTACAACGCCGCTGATGCTCTACAAGTTCAAGCCGGAGATTGGCCACCTCATTCTCAGCTTTGGGGTCAGGGCGGACGATCTCCCGCACCTTCTCCTGAATAACAACCTTTGACTTTTCCTCCTCAAGGCTGGAAATTTTCCTCTGGAGGTCAGCCTTTTCTCGCTGCGATGATCTTCGTTTGGCCTTCTCGTCTTCATACTGTCTTCTGAGGTTTTCTACCTCCCTTTCAAAGTTAACATCTTTCTCTACTTTCAGAACCTCTTTGATGGAAATCTTCTCCTCAGCCATTgatttctccttctccatcctTCGGAGCTTCTCTTGAAGAAAGTGTAGTTCATCCTCTAGCTGCTTCCTGCCATCTGTTTCCTTCTGACGTCGGTCAAGGAGCATCCGGTACTCGGTTTCAAGTTTGGGATCATTCTGGACTTTGATTACCTCCTCCTCAGTGATCACCTCCTGTTCCTTGTTCTTCTCTTGAGCCAGGACTGTCACCTGCTTTTGAATCAGAATCAGCTCATTGTCTTTCATCAACTTCTGCCTTCTTAGCTCATCAAGCTCTTCCCGAAGCTTGCGCATTTCCTCCTCCTGATCACGATCTCTTTCAATACGCAGGACCTCCTTGACAGTGTATTGCTGTGCCCCTTCTTTGACCTCTGTCTCCAGGCCACGCAACTTAAACTTTAGTACCTCAAGGTCGTTCTCCAGGACATGGGTAATGCGGCGCTCTTCTGACAGTTTCTGCTGGACCTTATGGACTTCCTCATCCAGCTGGGGATCAGCAACCTTTTTGATGAGCTCCTTCTTTACGATTGTGTCCTGAGGCTTCTGTCCTTCAAGGACATAGATGTCAGACTGGATAGTCTCAATTTCTCTCTCTAGCTGCTCCCTCCTCTGGATCTCATCCTCCAGTTGCTTTTTGATCCTCCAGGGTTCTTCTCCTGGGGCAGCAGCATTGACTGACCTTACATTTGTAGACTGGATCATAGGGACCTCAGGTTGCTGTTAATGGCAAATCATCAGCAATATTTTTACAATTATTACCATTCtaatcatcattatcatcatcacatGATTTCTTTTGTGTGAGAATATTTCACCTGGTTGAGAAGACTTTGGGCAAACTCCAGATTCAGAAGCCGCTGCTTGTTCACAGCATTCACCTCGGTGAACTTAGCCTCAATAGCAGATTCCTGTAAACATCATCGACGTTACATGGAGAACACACAGAGTAAACCCCGAGGTTACTTCACAACCTTTTTGGGAGAACTGCCACTTCAAATGTttaaaattataaaaaaagtaagaaaaccCGCTAACATCCTGATGATGTCACGGTGATGTCACTGGAGTTATCTTGGTTTTGGCTTGATGTTTTAACATTTGAGTGTGTGGTTAACAGGTGGACCTGtatcaataaaaagagaaacgtGGGATCGTGGTGGTATGATTCAGACGAGGGACTAATTGTAGAGATATCCATGCTTCAAATGCAGAGTTATTTTTTAACATGTTTACCACAAGCTCCCCAACATTATAGATGTGCTGTACTACATTGACCAAAAGGGCCACGGTATATGGGGGTGGGTGAATTCAATAGGTAATCTATGCTGAGGAAGAgctgtgttttacttcccttaggCACATGCACATGCTTGAACCAGGGAAAGGTTATGGAAAGCAGGGATGGAGAGGACAGCAACAGCTTGTATGTATTTACTGTGTACGTTAAAGTCATTTCTTATTTCCCTACAGTCGTGTCTGAATTCTGAATATATTGACAGAGGCATGTCACGAGAGCTTAGCTGGTGTGTCTCACCTCTGCCTTCACTATCTGTGCAGGGGACTCCAGTCTGTTCCTCTTGTATGTCTGAGGTACAAGTCCATCCTCAAGGTCAAGGATGGATCGGAACTTCTCAGTTTCATTCTCGTAGTCCTACAAAAAGGAACCAACAAAGCCATCAACCCATCATCTTATTGAATTCAAGCCAATTAAAAATGTAGTGACATTGTGGTTAAAATCAACGGATATCTTACTTTGACAGCTTGTTGGTAAAGCTGGGCATTTTTGGAGACGTTGTTCAAGTCAGACTCTTTTCTTGCAATATCAGATAGCAAgttctgaaaagaagaaaacagagaAGTTGTTTCAAGAGTTTTGATACAAACACCGCTAACTGAATATTTATCTACACCAGGAAATATGCGTGTATGACTCTCACCCTCTGATTCTTCAGCTTGGTGTCCACTTGTCTTGTGTCATCAGTTTCATGGGGCTCGTAGTTTGGGACACGAGACAACCAGCTGTTCAGGTTGTCATAATCATTGCGGTAATTGTTGTACGACATCTTGGCTCTCTGCAAGCTTTGAGACCTGCGGCACACAGCAAAAGAGATCAGTACACAGGTCTATATGGCCTGTGTTTTGAGATGTTTTTCTCAATATTTCCCCCAACAAGTTATTATTGACTCCTTCTCAACCCTCTAACCTGGTGTCGGTCTGCTGGTTGAGGTTGTTGTAGCGCTTGTTGAGTTTCTGGACGTCAGCCTCTTGCCTCTCGATGTCGGGGCAGTGCTCTTGGAATTTGGAGGCCATGTTGTCACAGCTGCTTTTGGCCGAACGCAGGTTCTGCTCCGTGTCAGCGATGACTGACCTCTTGGACCTCAGGTCGGATGCAATATCCTACCATAGTAGCAAGGCGTCCTCATTAGATATACACAGTGATAATGTAACATAATACATTATACAGGCAAGCCCATGATGACAGTGTTGTAGTGACAGATTTTCATTAGCCACTCGGCAGGCAGCGGGAGAAGATCCTGTtcctcactcgctcacacagagattccaagtctttttgttttctttgggtgaAGTTCCTGTTTATTAGTTTTATACTTTACAACCCACAACTGCATCTATATTTAGTTTGTGATTTCGCTGCGCATCTTGGGAGCGCTTTCCCCGTCACCCATGCACCATTACCCCGTGTCAATTGCACCTGTGCCCCCTTATGTAGACCTGAGATTGGCTCCCAGTACGGTGTTGTGCACAAACATCACAAATGGCTCCTACACGTGTGTTGGGgctgtatttctttttacaaataacCTTCTAGCTTTTGGTAAATATTTAACTCGCCTCATACCGAAACACACTTTATGTCACAGTTACGTGAGCAACTCTGGGTCTTGGCCAGGGACACAATGATATGAACATTAGCGTAGCCGGGGATCGACCCGCCAGTCCTCTGATTAAAGGATTACGCTGCTCTAGCATGGAGCCAAAGCTGGCCCTGTATGGACTGTAAGGGGGGGGCTCTTGTTGGCCCACACCTGCTGCCTTACCCAACGTTTCAATATGTCAAAAATGAGTGGCTATTGATTGAAGCACAGCTTTATGCAGGCTTATTAGCGCAAAACTTAtagattatttaaaaatgtttcttgcaaTTGTATGAACAGGATTGATCAGGTTTCCCAATGATGGATCATTGCCTCAGTGTGTGCTTCTCAGCTGAGCCGCTGTAATGTGGGCCAAAGAATGAAAGAGATCTTACTGCAAGTTCCCGCTGTGTTTTGTCCAGTGAGGTGATGTCCGACGGAGCCACCTCCTCCCTGGCCAGCCTGTTCTCAAGGCTGGAAAGTAGAG of Gasterosteus aculeatus chromosome 11, fGasAcu3.hap1.1, whole genome shotgun sequence contains these proteins:
- the ppl gene encoding periplakin, coding for MFKKKSKTTITQPTTSAPSTELSTLIDKLQKNADKVEKYSYDIEQNLNKDVSKINEGKQPLYQDDTNKRILNSLELLTSLDEDAVNAKRLQHPQAEMIEKDMRQLREKVVKLKEDHDRIYHLTRTEGKPSINWGNMMDEKLDNLKNKGFAQDLPSVENEVEEHNIFHSEVEALAPHISTGGDKEYVSSLQMKYAKLLASSSTRQRNLLSLRDYMQRCTNELYWMDQQAEERTSYDWSDTNLDYPARQRQYENFITKCLESKEATVTKLNEDGEKLIASDHPAKNVIEAHMEAVHADWKEYLNLLICEENHLKHMDEYHKFQKEARDTQDLLKRMDTELNQKYNPDFKDMYQMEGLITELDDQAKAMDHFDDRVKALQKRSLQVLPLPSRRVAAKKLLPVEALCEFDTDEGQILRGERYTLLRNNGTKWDVKDAAGRQFTAPAVCFMIPPTDPEALAVSDNLANQQKAVKQKIASSSATLQKRLGELKKESGTGTATDKQEQQCRQLMAGLDKVVSDLDKQEKGIHARVRPPLEQTRPLQDSADRLQDMRDIAAAVKKIEPEKSSKVQEAQSFLVSNPTCASAPQLHSKVDEATKKYTKIEELLQCSQEKLKNSNQLETSLQNGKTLLSSLENRLAREEVAPSDITSLDKTQRELADIASDLRSKRSVIADTEQNLRSAKSSCDNMASKFQEHCPDIERQEADVQKLNKRYNNLNQQTDTRSQSLQRAKMSYNNYRNDYDNLNSWLSRVPNYEPHETDDTRQVDTKLKNQRNLLSDIARKESDLNNVSKNAQLYQQAVKDYENETEKFRSILDLEDGLVPQTYKRNRLESPAQIVKAEESAIEAKFTEVNAVNKQRLLNLEFAQSLLNQQPEVPMIQSTNVRSVNAAAPGEEPWRIKKQLEDEIQRREQLEREIETIQSDIYVLEGQKPQDTIVKKELIKKVADPQLDEEVHKVQQKLSEERRITHVLENDLEVLKFKLRGLETEVKEGAQQYTVKEVLRIERDRDQEEEMRKLREELDELRRQKLMKDNELILIQKQVTVLAQEKNKEQEVITEEEVIKVQNDPKLETEYRMLLDRRQKETDGRKQLEDELHFLQEKLRRMEKEKSMAEEKISIKEVLKVEKDVNFEREVENLRRQYEDEKAKRRSSQREKADLQRKISSLEEEKSKVVIQEKVREIVRPDPKAENEVANLRLELVEHQRRCRDAELQLRSLQDEHTMLRNRGPQVEVKEIIKEVIKYKTDPQTERELERLRNDIVDKTHQTEKSEMEIRQLRDEIQRWKETKPQVQTKEVVNEVLQYREDPRTKEEIETLKRKLADEQQKRLDLESERSGQEEKIRLRKIDLSQIREKIVQQEVVKMEQDPLLRSECNSFSQNISNEQKQKEILKSELYQLQRQKADLDLQLEELERERRARRDAELEIQRLRVKLNDLEIRDKENREKVTVKQKVVLQQDPQQEKEHSMLRLQLDEERHKRTMLEKELNILIQQQLTLEKMDVKERVVRTEKVQVEKDPEAEHEIENLKRTLEEEKRRRTELDQELANLTSRFSDMEFSNTKSSKELDYIRDESGRLQQENQRLQNEIRKLRAEIEITSKETRLITESAPREEGKNLELRLDSLQRELSELKGITSQKDEEIENLQKNLATVRMKKEQRESHLRRSIVVIDPDSGKEMRPEEAYKLGLIDWKMFVNLQSQECDWEEITVKGPKGESSVLHDRKSGKKFSIDDALRFGHITDRQLKQYINKEISIQEFGVMVSGNK